From one Triticum urartu cultivar G1812 chromosome 3, Tu2.1, whole genome shotgun sequence genomic stretch:
- the LOC125546738 gene encoding SMR domain-containing protein At5g58720: MKPNTKKKSKKKKRPSPAAADGAAPPTPPAPGSSPRSPLAETLTLAAAASETESSGSGSGSGGDASAYTRAFTSSSSGPASTSSFYAPSSTDSAASSSATGDERRDLAWLLEAFGSATIDQVDSAYREAGGDPFLAAGILGSTQDMQPPPPPPPDLSPRAGSAGRRPARRPRKLPVAVSGIVADVIGKGYSRPATPPVSATDRSGWKGKGKDMDGESVSNGWNDERNGERESGGGYPTLNVEEAEQFLCSMLGDHSELSMGVVKDVLGQSGYDVEQSQKLPKNPLNTSPVSHYFFGTIECMWHFVSAPLRNYHILTFCSTQFPEEIPGMSYNHSERQHEFFWGEQQSSSYMKAVCEVQHPATPSPRSAVVDSKMPQQVLESLFKIPERRTYEPSKMDWKKVVKKLQSYNHPITASNQERPKNGDGYREFRGVSARHYDTMKGYYQKAAVAYSKGDKSYASYLAEEGKHYRELGRKEDEKASREIFEARNKHITNTVTIDLHGQHVKQAMKLLKVHMLVCVCMPSTLLRVITGCGVEGTGKGKIKRSVVVGNRISELILDFDSAFGVMSGSSLQFSKLSLSLVMDGFG, from the exons ATGAAGCCCAACACCAAGAAGAAatccaagaagaagaagcggcCCTCGCCGGCGGCCGCCGACGGGGCGGCGCCGCCGACCCCTCCGGCGCCGGGGTCCTCCCCGCGCTCCCCGCTcgccgaaaccctaaccctagccgccgcggCCTCGGAGACGGAGTCgagcggcagcggcagcgggAGCGGCGGGGACGCCTCCGCGTACACCCGCGCCTTCACCTCCAGCTCGTCGGGGCCCGCGTCCACCTCCTCGTTCTACGCCCCCTCCTCGACCGACTCCGCCGCGTCCTCCTCGGCCACGGGCGACGAGCGGCGCGACCTCGCCTGGCTGCTCGAGGCCTTCGGCAGCGCCACCATCGACCAGGTCGACTCGGCCTACCGCGAGGCCGGCGGCGACCCCTTCCTCGCGGCCGGCATCCTCGGCTCCACGCAGGACatgcagccgccgccgccgccaccgccagaTCTCTCCCCGCGCGCCGGATCTGCTGGGAGGAGGCCGGCTCGCAGGCCCAGGAAGCTTCCCGTTGCCGTGTCTGGCATCGTTGCGGACGTGATCGGCAAGGGCTACTCGCGGCCTGCCACTCCGCCTGTGAGCGCGACCGATAGAAGTGGGTGGAAGGGGAAGGGGAAGGACATGGATGGAGAAAGCGTCAGCAATGGCTGGAATGATGAGAGAAATGGGGAGAGAGAAAGCGGGGGTGGCTATCCCACGCTTAATGttgaggaggccgagcagttcctGTGCTCCATGCTTGGAGATCATTCTGAGCTCAGCATGGGTGTGGTCAAAGACGTGCTGG GTCAGTCTGGATATGATGTTGAGCAG TCGCAGAAGTTGCCAAAAAA TCCACTAAACACGTCTCCAGTTTCCCATTATTTCTTTGGCACAATAGAATGCATGTGGCACTTTGTAAGCGCTCCCTTGAGAAATTATCATATTCTAACATTTTGTTCTACTCAGTTCCCAGAAGAAATACCTGGTATGTCATACAATCACTCTGAAAGGCAACATGAATTCTTCTGGGGGGAACAACAGAGCAG TAGCTACATGAAGGCTGTTTGCGAGGTGCAGCACCCGGCAACACCGTCTCCAAGATCAGCGGTGGTGGATTCCAAGATGCCACAACAAGTCTTGGAGTCGCTGTTCAAAATACCTGAACGTCGCACATACGAGCCAAGTAAAATGGACTGGAAGAAGGTAGTGAAGAAGCTGCAGTCATACAATCATCCCATCACAGCAAGCAATCAAGAAAGACCAAAAAATG GGGATGGGTATCGAGAGTTCCGTGGTGTTTCTGCTAGGCATTATGATACGATGAAAGGGTATTATCAGAAA GCTGCTGTGGCATATTCCAAAGGAGATAAATCTTATGCCTCTTACCTTGCAGAGGAG GGAAAACATTATCGGGAATTGGGTCGCAAGGAAGATGAGAAGGCCAGCAGGGAGATATTTGAAGCCAG AAACAAGCATATAACAAACacggtgactattgacttgcatgGTCAACATGTCAAGCAAGCTATGAAGCTCCTCAAAGTTCACATGCTGGTTTGTGTATGCATGCCAT CTACCCTTCTTAGAGTAATTACTGGTTGTGGTGTTGAAGGTACAGGGAAAGGGAAGATAAAACGATCG GTGGTTGTCGG AAATCGCATAAGTGAGCTCATTCTCGACTTCGATTCGGCGTTCGGTGTGATGAGTGGATCGTCTCTGCAGTTCAG CAAATTGTCTTTGTCCTTAGTCATGGACGGGTTTGGTTGA